Proteins encoded within one genomic window of Psilocybe cubensis strain MGC-MH-2018 chromosome 2, whole genome shotgun sequence:
- a CDS encoding Cell division control protein 16 — MVSPSAAKAAAIAAAHSFNKLLSQPKAVSKSRATGELDDGVKKLRRMILVEGIPSDIDPTLRPRIWKILLRVNELSTDTYLDYVSRGPCQVREKIRNDTFRTLATDKGFKERVREDMLVRLLDAFVWRSHDRQDMDQLGFTYVQGMNVLAAPFLYTMPSEIEAFFCFAKFIEECCPLYVQPTLEGVHSGLKLLDRCLQFVDPELFGYLRSKNLSAEIYAFPSVLTLCACTPPLDQVLLLWDFLLAFGVHLNVLCVIAQLLLMRDEVMASPSPMRLLRTFPALEAVSVIGIAVTLVRDLPAELYEELVKHPFEVRNSMET; from the exons ATGGTTTCTCCTAGTGCTGCTAAAGCCGCTGCTATCGCTGCCGCACACTCATTCAACAAACTTCTCAGTCAACCTAAAGCTGTATCAAAATCTCGTGCAACTGGGGAATTAGACGATGGTGTCAAGAAACTTCGTCGCATGATTCTTGTAGAGGGAATACCATCTGACATT GACCCAACCTTACGCCCCCGAATCTGGAAAATACTACTACGAGTGAACGAACTATCTACGGACACGTACCTTGACTATGTTTCCCGTGGTCCATGTCAGGTTAGggaaaaaattagaaatgaCACGTTCAG GACACTAGCAACCGATAAAGGGTTCAAAGAACGCGTGCGTGAAGATATGCTTGTTCGACTCCTCGATGCTTTCGTTTGGCGGAGTCATG ACAGACAAGACATGGATCAGCTAGGGTTCACGTACGTACAAGGCATGAACGTACTGGCGGCACCATTTCTTTACACCATGCCTTCTGAGATTGaagctttcttttgctttgcAAAATTTATCGAAGAATGTTGTCCGTTGTACGTTCAACCCACACTTGAAGGGGTGCACAGTGGTTTGAAG TTGCTTGACAGGTGTCTTCAATTTGTGGACCCAGAGCTGTTTGGATACCTCAGATCTAAAAATCTTTCGGCCGAGATTTATGCGTTTCCTT CTGTATTGACATTGTGTGCTTGCACGCCACCTTTGGACCAAGTGTTGCTTTTATGGGACTTCTTGTTGGCCTTTGGGGTGCATTTGAATGTGTTATGTGTCATTGCTCAGCTGCTGCTAATGAGAGATGAAGTCATGGCTTCTCCGAG CCCAATGCGACTTCTGCGAACATTTCCAGCGTTGGAAGCTGTTTCTGTTATAGGTATAGCTGTCACACTTGTGCGAGATCTTCCTGCAGAACTCTATGAGGAACTGGTCAAGCATCCTTTCGAAGTCCGAAACTCGATGGAGACGTAA